A genomic stretch from Sander vitreus isolate 19-12246 chromosome 17, sanVit1, whole genome shotgun sequence includes:
- the LOC144532533 gene encoding uncharacterized protein LOC144532533 isoform X4 codes for MAAAFFRRGIGLHVRCINRELCRVVWRQQTALFSSKPSDRQPPRRTHIKKAKPQPAVDVAKLLEQLFSQRRPGTTPPAGKARTAKASSVPAKASAVPAKASSVPTEASSVPTEASSVPAKASSVPTKPPSTSSVKFSTPNIPHLSKTEPALSVFPAASSSKHVDADSLPFVTLPTTSGSSLSSTTPASLGSEAAAIECQTSAETIKTKVETATEPVELKTATALPLSARMVETNAETSSFPAATREPIIETRIESRVPRLSPAKTPEVRAAVVEGPVEPTVDAPTEEVQTKRADSGVVDVSHTAKEEPLIETTIESPVEAIRFPVETLETRAAVVERPVEPTIDVKVDASAQKVETKSPDLSAVDISHTATVEPVLETTVEPSVETSTSPLETLESRAALVECAVERTVDATVDAPAQAVQTNSTDSGPAEEEPLIETTIEPAAEASSSSVSEGTIEPTIETEAADNLSRTALIKTVQESAPLPLKNESTVESCSVSVAVEEGLSQSEEMTLESVTLHVDKALVGSLKTDELLRTKSVLDEKAEKQFQELLVQTGIGAEDKAAAETENSSKDESDVLLNRDSLSEYLQELEGESGTLVKERHVPAVLSNTPGTLKTSSASDPPAGAYGESLQTEEKAPEAEAMTLESITLAKMKAEVGGLETDVLRETRNALEKEAVVLAKEEKMKVTATIKDVAVFEDTEADILTLDSISEATDAIQAETAVMLEATFGSEQGPRQSPDALLVHQKVGQLDEEIGQEAEKESGEQQANFLEAMSLKSLTLAEDEASVGTLDNESLSETTNYLEKESEIVAGEKRMEVDNMVASEETSEAVTIESLSQSEAGVLSEDLQTDALMDEQLFSVPGHVTGVTEHVRADILDATVASGSVDVVDTATAVTCDFPASPALKDEPPEEEEAQAEALGNEDDLDPVQRLFLEMIREYKNMHRLNGGLLEAEPDYEKYLSEETAKLQRLYGGGDLSSFPQFTFTGEREMQWRGRFSHRELL; via the exons tgtattaacagggagttGTGCAGAGTGGTATGGAGGCAACAAACTGCACTGTTCAGCTCCAAACCATCAGACAGACAACCCCCCCGCAGGACACACATCA AGAAAGCCAAGCCTCAGCCAGCAGTGGATGTCGCTAAACTCCTGGAGCAACTCTTCTCCCAGCGCAGGCCGGGCACAACGCCTCCTGCTGGTAAAG CTCGAACTGCCAAAGCCTCCTCCGTTCCTGCCAAAGCCTCCGCCGTTCCTGCCAAAGCCTCCTCCGTTCCTACCGAAGCCTCCTCCGTTCCTACCGAAGCCTCCTCCGTTCCTGCCAAAGCCTCCTCCGTTCCTACCAAACCTCCTTCCACCTCCTCAGTGAAGTTCTCCACCCCAAATATTCCTCATTTGTCAAAGACTGAACCAGCACTGTCTGTCTTTCCTGCTGCTTCTAGTTCTAAACACGTAGATGCTGATAGTCTTCCGTTTGTGACTCTTCCTACAACCTCAGGTTCCTCTCTAAGCAGCACAACACCGGCATCGTTAGGATCAGAAGCAGCGGCAATAGAATGCCAAACCTCGGCTGAAACAATAAAAACCAAAGTAGAAACTGCCACAGAGCCAGTTGAACTCAAAACTGCCACAGCACTGCCCTTATCAGCCCGCATGGTGGAGACAAATGCAGAGACATCATCTTTTCCAGCTGCTACACGAGAACCCATAATAGAAACTAGAATAGAATCACGAGTACCGCGCCTATCTCCTGCGAAAACACCAGAAGTTAGAGCTGCTGTTGTTGAAGGTCCCGTAGAGCCTACAGTAGATGCTCCAACTGAGGAAGTACAAACCAAACGCGCAGACTCAGGAGTGGTTGATGTCTCACACACTGCCAAAGAAGAACCCCTAATAGAAACTACAATAGAATCCCCAGTAGAAGCCATCCGTTTTCCTGTGGAAACACTAGAAACTAGAGCCGCTGTTGTTGAGCGTCCAGTAGAGCCTACCATAGACGTCAAAGTAGATGCATCAGCTCAGAAAGTAGAAACAAAAAGCCCAGATTTAAGCGCGGTTGACATTTCACACACTGCAACAGTAGAACCCGTGTTAGAAACTACAGTTGAACCGTCAGTAGAGACCAGCACCTCTCCTCTGGAAACACTAGAGAGTAGAGCTGCTCTTGTCGAATGCGCAGTAGAGCGTACAGTAGATGCAACAGTAGATGCTCCAGCTCAAGCAGTACAAACCAACAGCACAGACTCAGGTCCTGCTGAAGAAGAACCTTTAATAGAAACAACGATAGAACCAGCAGCAGAGGCCAGCAGCTCTTCTGTTTCTGAAGGTACAATAGAGCCTACAATAGAAACAGAAGCCGCTGATAACCTCTCACGCACCGCCTTAATCAAAACTGTACAAGAATCTGCACCCTTGCCTTTGAAAAACGAATCTACAGTAGAATCATGCTCAGTAAGTGTTGCTGTGGAGGAGGGACTGAGCCAGTCTGAAGAAATGACGTTAGAGTCAGTAACACTTCATGTAGACAAGGCTCTGGTAGGGTCTTTAAAAACTGATGAGCTCCTCCGAACAAAATCGGTGCTCGAtgaaaaggcagaaaaacagTTTCAAGAGTTGTTAGTCCAGACGGGGATCGGAGCCGAGGACAAAGCCGCAGCTGAAACTGAGAATTCAAGCAAAGATGAGAGTGATGTTCTTTTAAATCGGGACTCTCTGTCTGAGTATCTTCAAGAGTTAGAAGGAGAAAGTGGCACTTTGGTGAAAGAGCGTCATGTTCCTGCTGTGCTTTCCAATACTCCTGGCACGTTAAAAACAAGTTCAGCCTCCGATCCACCTGCAGGAGCATATGGAGAGTCTTTGCAGACGGAGGAGAAGGCACCCGAAGCAGAAGCCATGACGCTGGAATCTATAACTTTAGCAAAAATGAAGGCTGAAGTTGGAGGCCTTGAAACCGATGTACTGCGAGAAACGAGGAATGCTCTCGAGAAAGAAGCTGTTGTACTAGCAAAAGAAGAGAAGATGAAAGTTACTGCCACAATAAAAGATGTTGCAGTTTTTGAGGACACAGAGGCTGACATTTTAACACTAGATTCTATCTCTGAAGCCACCGATGCAATACAAGCGGAAACAGCTGTTATGCTGGAGGCCACATTCGGTTCTGAGCAAGGACCGAGGCAGTCTCCGGACGCTTTACTTGTTCACCAAAAAGTGGGGCAACTGGATGAAGAGATTGGTCAGGAAGCAGAAAAAGAGTCCGGAGAGCAGCAAGCGAACTTTTTGGAGGCCAtgagtctgaagtctttgaCTTTGGCTGAAGATGAGGCCTCCGTGGGAACTCTGGATAATGAGTCTCTGAGCGAAACCACCAATTATCTGGAGAAAGAAAGTGAGATTGTTGCTGGAGAGAAGAGGATGGAGGTAGATAACATGGTGGCATCGGAAGAGACGTCTGAGGCTGTGACGATCGAGTCTCTATCTCAGTCTGAAGCTGGCGTTCTGTCTGAAGATCTGCAGACAGATGCACTGATGGATGAGCAACTCTTTTCCGTTCCTGGACACGTGACAGGGGTAACAGAGCATGTAAGAGCTGATATTTTGGATG CAACGGTTGCCAGTGGGTCAGTCGACGTCGTTGACACAGCGACTGCAGTCACATGTGATTTTCCAGCTTCTCCCGCTCTGAAGGACGAGCCGccggaggaggaggaagcacAGGCTGAAGCCTTGGGGAATGAAGATG ATTTAGATCCAGTGCAGAGACTCTTCCTGGAGATGATCAGAGaatacaaaaacatgcacaG GTTGAATGGAGGACTGCTGGAGGCGGAGCCAGATTACGAAAAATACCTGTCAGAGGAGACAGCAAAGCTCCAGAGACTTTATGGAGGAGGAGACCTGAGCAGCTTCCCTCAGTTCACCTTCACCggtgagagagagatgcagtGGAGAGGGAGGTTCAGTCACAGAGAACTGTTATGA